A region of the Clostridium estertheticum subsp. estertheticum genome:
TTTTAGAGTTGCACTCTTTTGAGTTAAAGTCATTCCTGTTACATTCTGCTTAGTAACATTAACGAGACAACCATCCATATTTCCTCTATCCACAGTTGTTGCTACAATTAATGTAATACCTTCAGCTATCGGTGTCACGACACCTGTAGCACTCACAGTAGCAACATTTTCATTACTACTACTCCAGGTTACTGCCTTATTTACAGCATTACTTGGCGATATAACCGGTTTTAGTGTAAAAGGAATATTTCCAATTAAATGTTTATCATGCTCATTTAAAGTGATTCCTGATGCATGTACTTTAGTGTCCGTTATAAGTCCGTTCACAGTTACATTGCACGTAGCTTTTTTAGTTTTATCATAAGTTGATGTTGCGGTTATTGTCGCAGATCCACCAGACATAGGAGTTATCCTGCCATTTGAATCTACATTAGCTATACCATAATTACTACTAGTCCACGTTATACTCTTCATCGAGAGATTGTCTGGCATGATTTTTGCTGATATCGTAATAGGAGTATCACCTAAAGCAAATTTTACATTGTTTTGACTTAAGGTAATACTGTTTACTTCTTCAGGCACGTATATTAAGCAATAAACTCGGTACTCTCCATCCACTGTTTTTCCAATAATACCTGCTGATCCTGGTGTTATTGCAGTTACTACTCCTTTATCGCTCACTTTAGCTACATCTTCATTTCCACTATACCAGATTACTGTTTTGTTTGAAGCATCTAGTGGAAATATTTTGGGGATTAGTGTAGTTGTTCCCTTAATTTTCAAAGTTACCATGTTTTGAGTTAATGTCATTCCTGCTACATCACTCTTTGTTACTTTAACAATACAGGTATCAATATGACCCCCATCTACTGTTTTAACTACGATCATCGCCGTACCTTCACCTATTGGAGTTACGATTCCAGATGCACTTACAGTAGCCACATCATCATTACTACTACTCCAAATTACTGCTTTATTTGCAGCATTAGCTGGTAATACAGTAGCTTTTAGACTTAAGGTTGGCCCCCCTACAATTAGAGTTTGGTTCCCTTGAGAAGTCGTTACGGTGGTGGGACTAATTGCTGATAAATTCACTGCAGCGCGAGTATTATAAACAGATACTTGAATTTGATATAATAAAGCTATTGTAAAAATTACTAATAAGTTTTTTACTGTAATTATTTTATGTTTTGTTATCAATTTTTCACTCCCTTTATTAAGACGAACGATAATTTTTTTATAAAATATATGTCTACTTATTTTAACATTATCTTCTATATATCGGTAATTTGTCAATATACTTTAATTAATTTGCTAGTGTATCTTTCTAACAAAAATACTCTATAAATCAAAAAGTTAATTTTATCCATTTCACTCTTGCAAACGTTTGCGCAACGTTATATAATAATGATGGCTGTATTAAAGAAAGGAGATTGCATAATTAAATTGGCAGGTTTTCAATAAAAATTGAGGAGTGAATTTATGAAGAATAAAAAAATTTCGTCGTTAATTTCTTTTGGATTATTTTTAGCTTTAACTTTCTCACCACTTCAAAACCTGAATTACTTTTCTAGTAATTCTACTGTTGTACATGCTGCAACCATTTCATCTTTACCATCTACCACTAAAGATGGAGCAATACTTCATGCTTTTGATTGGTCATTTAATACTATTAAGAATGAGTTACCTAATATTGCAGCAGCAGGATATAAATCCATTCAAGTTTCACCTGTACAAGGAACCAAAGACTCAAGTACTGATCCAACTAAATGGTGGTTATTGTATCAACCAACTAATCAAGCTGTTGGAAATGCGCAACTTGGAACTTTATCTGATTTTACAAAATTGTGTAGCACTGCAAAGACCTATGGAATTTCAGTAGTAGTAGATGTGGTTATGAACCATATGGCTAATAATGAAAATAAAGATCAATTAGATCCTTCTGTTGATTCAAGTTTCAAAAATTCAAGTTTATATCATAATCTAGGACAATGCTCAAATTGGAGTAACAGATATGACGTAACACAAAAAGGTATCGGTATGCCCGATTTAAATACTCAATCCACTGAAGTTCAAAACAAGGCAATTACTTTTTTAAATCAATGTATTGACGCTGGGGCTTCTGGATTCCGTTTTGACGCAGCTAAGCATATTGAAACAAATATAGGATTAGATGCAAGTCAGTCATGGTCTGGAAATTATTGGACTAATGTTCTTGGAAATTTGCATAATAAATCAAATATATTTGTATATGGTGAAATATTACAAGATGGAACAGTAGACAGTATTGCCGACTATGAAACATTTATGAACGTTACAGCTAGTAGCTATGGTGGTAGTGTAAGAAGTGCGATCACTTCAAACAACCTAAGTAATGCAGGTGGTATGGGTGGCCTAAATCCAACTACAAGTGTGGATTTTGTTGAAACTCACGATACTTATGAAGATGGTTCTACTCGTAGTTTAACAGATTTGCAAAGGAAACTGGGTTGGGCTATTGTTGATTCACGTGCTGGAACAACGCCTTTATTCTTTGATAGACCAACTAGTGCAATCGGATCTATTGGTGAATCTTTATGGAAAGATGCTGACGTTGTAGCATTAAATAAGTTCCATAATGCTATGGTTGGTCAAACCGAATATCTAAGATGGACAAACAATAATCAAACTATGTTAATAGATCGTGGAAAAATCGGTACAGTACTAGTAAACGCTGGTTCAAGTTCAAGTGTTAATTCTCCTACTAACTTAGCAAATGGAACGTATACAAATAAAGGCACAACAAATTGTACTTTAACAGTATCAAATGGGACAATATCTGGAAGCATTCCAGCGAATTCAATTATAGTTTTATACAATGATAGTACTCCAATTACTACACTTACTGCATCTGCAAATATAATAGCTGGAAATTATACCACTGCACAAAGTGTAATTTTAACACCATCAAAAACAGCAACTATCTATTATACAACTGATGGAAGCACTCCAACTTCAGCTAGTACAAAATATACTTCAGCAATCAATGTAGCTAGTAGCTTAACTCTCAAGTATATAGCTATAGATTCACTAGGAGTTTCATCACCAGTATATACAGAATCATATGTCATTAGCACATCTACTGCTTATACCCCCAGTTCAGGATATAAAGTAGACTATGACAGCAGTACACTATTACAAGGTAAGAGCTTTACCGTATACTATAATGGATCTTTAGCTAATTCTAGTAATGTTTCATTACATTGGGGCTATAATGGTTGGCTAGGTGTATCAAATGCAACAATGACCAAACGTTCAGATGGTTTTTGGACAGCTACTGTAACTATCCCTACCACAGCTACAAAGTTAGATTTTGACTTTACTGCTGGAAGTAGCTATGACAATAACAGCAGTAAAGATTGGCACTTACAAGTATGGTCAGGTTCTGTTCCAGTACAGGTTAGTCCAGCGCCAGTTGCTACTAAATCTGTTACAGTATATTATAATGGAGCATTGGCAGCTAGTGCAACTTCAATGACACTTCATTGGGGATATAATAACTTTACATCACCTACAGATATATCAATGACAAAGCAAGCAAATGGACAATGGGCAACTACTTTAACAATACCTTCAGGTAGTTACATGCTTAACATGGCCTTCAAGAACAATGCAAGTACATGGGATAGTTATAACTCTGTAAATTATAACTTTTCTTCAGCACAATAATATAAAAAAAACACTCTATATCACAGACTTCTGGGTCTGGCCTATAGAGTGTTTTCAACTTTTCTTATTATTAACTTTTTTTACTGTTTTAAATTTAAGACTTCATAGCTCTCATTGAATTAAGAACTGCAATCAAAGCAACTCCTACATCTCCAAAAACTGCTTCCCACATATTTGCCACTCCAAACACTGCAAAGATCAATATAGCTGCTTTTACACCTAGTGCAAATACAATATTTTGCAAAACAATCTTCTTTGTTTTTTTAGCAATTTTGATAGCCTGGGCAATCTTAGATGGTTCATCTGTCATTATTACTATATCAGCAGCTTCTATTGCAGCATCAGAACCCACACCGCCCATAGCAATTCCAATATCTGCTCTTGCAAGCACTGGCGCATCATTGATGCCATCTCCTACAAATACTATTTTTCCTTTAGGTGATTTTTCATTTTGAAGTTTCTCTAGCTTTTCTACCTTCTCATGTGGAAGGAGTTCTGAGTAAACTTCATCAACGCCAAGAGCTTTTCCGATATTATTCGCTATATCTTTATTATCACCAGTAAGCATTACTATCTTTTTAATACCCATAGACTTTAAACCTTTTATTGCAGATATAGAATCATCTTTTATCTCATCTGAGATTATAATATTACCAACATATTTATTGTCTATAGCTACATATATTATAGAACCAACATTTTCACCTTTAGTATAAGAAATTTTCTCACTATCCATGAGTTTTGAATTACCAGCTAGGACATATTTTCCTTTTACTTTAGCTCTAATACCTTTTCCAGCTATTTCTTCTACATCTTCAATATCTTTTTTGTTTACCTCTTTGCCATAAGCCTTTAATATAGATATTGCAATAGGATGATTAGAATAACTTTCAACAAATGCTGCATACTCTAATAATTCCTCTTCACTTAATTCTCCATTAACATGCATTTTTGTAACCTTAAATACTCCTTTAGTTAAAGTCCCTGTTTTATCGAAAACCACCATTTCAACACTATTAAGTGCCTCTAAGTAGTTTCCACCTTTAACTAAGATTCCACTTTTGGATGCTCCACCTATTCCTCCAAAGAATCCGAGTGGAATAGATATAACGAGTGCACAAGGACAAGATACTACTAAGAATACCAATGCTCTATATACCCATTGCGAGAAAGTAGCACCAGGTATTAAAATTGGCGGAATCACCGCAAGTAAAACCGCACTTATAACTACAATCGGTGTGTAATACCTTGCAAATTTAGTTATAAAATTTTCAGTTGGTGCTTTTTTACTACTAGCATTTTTAACTAAATCCAATATTTTAGCTAAAGTCGATTCGCCAAACTCTTTTTTCACCTCTATAGTTAACAACCCATTTTTATTTATGCAGCCTGCTAAAATTTCATCGCCAGCATTTACTTCTCTTGGAACTGATTCACCAGTTAATGCTGATGAATCAACTAACGAACTTCCTTCTATAACACTACCATCTAAAGGTACTTTTTCACCAGGTTTTACTATTATAATATCTCCAATGTGTACCTCATCAGGATCAACTTTTACTATTTCATCATTGATTTTCTTATTTGCATAATCTGGTCTTATATCCATTAGTGCAGATATTGACTTTGTTGATTTGTTTACAGCTACATCCTGGAAAAATTCTCCTACTTGATAAAAAAGCATAACCCCAACACCTTCTGGAAATTGCCCTATAGAAAATGCCCCCACTGTTGCAATTACCATCAAGAAATTTTCATCAAAAATTTCTCCTCTTAATATATTTTTTATGGCAACCACTAATACGTCTCCACCAATTAATAAATAACTTATAAGATATAATGAAAATTCAAACCAGTAATCTAATTTTAATATAACTGCTATAATGTAAATTACAAAACCTACAGAAAAACGTATAATTTTATTTTTATTATTTCCTTCTTCCCCACCAGCATGTCCATGATCATGATTATGGACATGTCCCTCATGTTTAACTCCATGGACATCACTTTGTATAAAATTAACGCCTGGTTCTATCCTCTTAACTATTTTTTTAGCTTCATCTATGCCTTCTGATATTTTATCCTCGCTTTGAAATTGTATCACCAAATTTTTACTAATAAAGTTTATATTCGCATCGGATACTCCATCTAACTTTCTACATTGAGTTTCAATTTTATTGGCACAATTTACACAACATAGACCCTCTAAAATGAATTCCCTTCTTATTATATCCTCCATTTTCTCTCCTCGCTTTCAAAGTTTTTACGTTCTTTTATATTATGAATTATTATTTATGTAATAGAATATTATCTAAGTTCTTTTATGTGTGTAAGTCCTTGATCAAATATTTGTTTAACATGCTGATCATCCAATGAATAATAGACAACCTTACCCTCACGTCTATACTTAACAAGTCTAGCATTTTTAAGTACACGCAATTGATGTGAAATAGCTGATTGAGTCATAATAAGAAGAGCTGCTATATCACAAACACACATTTCAGTTTCAAACAGCACACAAAGAATTTTAATTCTTGTACTATCTCCAAAAACCTTAAAAAGCTCTGCGAGATCTGATAAAGTCTCTGCTTCCGGTATTAATCTTCTTACTTTCTCTATCTCATCTTCATGAACAGTTGCGCAATGACAAAACTCTATATCTTTCTCCATCTATATTCCCCTTTCATATGAACATATGAATTGTTGTTCATACGTTTATTATATGATACCCAACAATACTTGTCAACATTCTCTTAAAATATTTTTTTACTTGGTGATTCCATTGTTAATACATCATGGGACAGTTAATAACTTTAGTATTATTAACCCTTGATAACACTGCGATAACTCGGGTTGACGTTGGGGGACACTTAATAACTATTCTATTATCAACCTACTAAATATTACAAAAAATAAAAACTCACATCATGTGTTTTTTCATGATGTGAGTTTTAAATTCGCTATTTTCTTACTCTAAGAATTACCTATATTACCTATACTCTTAATAATTTCAGAAATTATATCGATTCTTTTAAATGGTGTAATAAGATAATATCCATCTACATAATCATAAATTTCTCTTGCAATATCCGTAGATATCTTAATTGCAAGAATTGTAGCTTCCTCTTTTGAAATACCATTATATAGCTCCGTGATTTCATCAGAAACAGTTATCCCTGAAATTTCATTATTCATAAAACAAGCGTTCCTATGACTTACAATTGGAATAATCCCACCTAGGATTTTAGCAGGCAACTCCCTGCGTGCTTGTTTTAAGTTGTCTACAGCTTGCTTTGATAAAATTGGTTGTGTTAAAAACATAGTTACACCATTTTCTATTTTCTTTTTTGCGTGTTCAAGTTGACTACTAAAATTAATAGCATTTACATTTAAGGCACCACAAATATTAAAAGGTGATGAAAAAGTTGTCTCATTTAAATTAGTAATGTAATTGGCAAGTATTGCAGAATTAAAGCTAAACATTGCCTTAACCTCATCCCGCTCAGCTGTAGGCACCGGGTCACCAGTTACCACTAAAACATTATTTACTCCCTCAATGCTTAAGCCTAAAAGCAATGCTTTAGTCGCATTAATGTTTCTATCTCGACAAGTCATATGAGGAACAGTTGTAATGTCAAGTTCTCTCTTTAACTTACAAGCAAGTAGGCTACTATCTACTCTAACTCTTGCAACCGGACAATCTGCAATAGTTATTGCATCAACGCCTTGCTCCTTAAGACTTTTAGCACTATTCATAAAAAAATCTATCCCCGTATCCATAGGTGGGTCGAGTTCCACCGCAATAATCTTTTTACCAAGCTTAATTTTTTCGAGAAGAGAATTTTCAACTATAAGTTTTTCAAACTTAATTTTTTCGATCTTTATACTTGGAACAATTTCATTTGGAGATAGCCCTTCTATATTTGCTACAGTTTCCCTTATAAATTCTGGAGTTGTACCACAACACCCACCTATTATCGCTACACCTTGTTTTGCTATTTCTAACATTTGCCTTGCAAAATATTCTTTAGTATTATTAAAAAACGTACGATTATTTATTACAGTTGGATACCCCGAATTTGGCATAACGGAGATTGTTTTATTTTTTATATTAAGAGTTTTAATATATTTTAGTAAATGATATGGCCCCGAAAAACAATTAAAGCCGCAAGCATCTATACTTGATATATTAGAAACTTTCTCTATAAATTTTTCACCTGATATACCTATTCTTGTAAATCCTTCCGGTGAAACTGCAAGTTCCATCAAAATATACGCCTTTGGATTTTTTTCTTTAATATATTTAGAAATTTCAGGTAAATATTCATCACTACTAAAAGTTTCGAATATAAAGTGCGTTGCACCGAGTTCTAAAAATAAATCTACTATTTCCTTATATGCCTCCCATAAATCCAGCGTCTCTAAAAATGGGATTGGTCCAATATCCGCAAAAACCAAAACATCAGTGCCCTTTGTTGCCTCACTTGCTATTTCATATCCTTTTACAATCACATCTTTTACTCCATTAAAATCACTTTCAAGGCTAATTTTATTTGCACCAAATGTATTTGTTTTAATAGCCTTGCAACCAGCCTCTATATATTCCTTATGTATATTTAATATGGTATTTCTATCATAAATATTTGCAAGCTCACATTTTGATAATGGATTTTCTTTAATGCTTGCATAATATGTTCCCATAGCACCATCAAAAATCAGTGGTAATTCTTTAATATTCATATATTTCTCCTTTCTCTCAAATATAAAATCTTATATTCGATAATCATCAAAAATTTCTTTAGGCTAATTATATCAAAAAATTCTGATTATAGTATACTTTAGAAAAAGTAATAATTAAATCTTTAAAATACATTTTATATAATTACTCTACATATCTGAATTATTTTCTTGCATATTACCATAAATGAAGCGTAAGATAACATTAGGATATTAAATCAATAAGAATGACTCATAATTACGAAAAATATTTTCCTCACAATGTACATAAGTAAAAAATAAATCTTAAATGAAATGGGTGATATCGATGGCTAAAACAATAATAACAAAAAAAATTATAATAGTAGGTAGTGGCATTACAGCAATAACAGCTATTAAAGCAATTAGAGAAATAGATTTAGATTCAGATATATGTTTAATTGGAGAAGAAAAATTTTATCCATATACCAGAATAAAATTGTCCAAAAGTTTATTCGCAAATCTTGAGGAAAATAGCATACTTATTCAAAAAAAAGAGTGGTATGAACAAAATAACGTAAAAATATTAATTAATACTAAAGTGGTAAGTATAGATTCAAATTCACATGAAGTATCCTTATCTAATGGCAGTAACCTTAGTTATGATAAATTGTTAATTGCAAACGGTGCAAGTAATAATGTACCTCCAATTGATGGTATAGGTATGAACGGAGTATACACGCTTCGGAGTCTTAATGACGCTTTAAATATTAAGGAGAAACTTAATGAGAACACGAATGTAATAATTCTTGGTGGAGGAATACTTGGTCTTGAAATGGCCTTCATATTACATCAGCATAACATCAAAGTTACAATTGTTGAATTATGTCCAAGGCTTATGCCTCGCCAATTAGACGATAAAGCATCCGAAATATTAAAAAGTAAAATACAATCTTGTGGAATACAAATATTAACTAACACTTGTGTAAATAAAATAATAGGCACTGATAATAAAGTAGAAGGAATTCTTATAAACGAAGATGTAGAATTAAAATGTGACATAGTTATTCACTCAATAGGTATTAAGCCTAATATGGACCTAATTTTAAAGACTGATATTAAAAGAGAAAGAGGAATACTCGTAAACAATAAAATGGAAACTAATATAAAAGATATTTATGCAGCAGGTGATGTTGCAGAATTTGATAATCAAGTTATTGGACTATGGAATATTGCTATATCACAAGGAAAAATTGCAGGGTACAATATTTCGGGGCGTGATGCTATATATGAAAAGATTACTCCAGTAACAATGCTAAATGCTTTTGGTATTTCTTTATTTTCTATGGGATGTATAGAAGAATCAAACTCTACGAAAGTATTATCATGTGAAGATATTAATGGAAACAGTTATAAAAAGATATTTATAAAAAACAATAAGATTATTGGCGCAATTGTGATAGGTGATGCTAGAAGGTCACCACTTCTTAAATCTGCCATTGAAAAAGAATTACCATTAGATGGTATAAATTTATCTACTATATCCGTAGACGAGTTATTAGATAAATTAAAAAAGTAGATCAAAAATACAATACTTGTTTTAGACAAAATAAAAGCCAGGGTTTTTAATCATATAATGATAAAAACCCTGGCTTTTTATCGTTAAAACCATTTACCTACATCATTTAATATTTCAAAATTAGTTAAATCATAATGAAGTGGCGTTACAGTAACGTACCCAGCTTTAAAATATATTGTATCGGAATCTTCCTCATGAATATCTTTTGCCGTGCCCTTAATCTGATACTGAGTTTCATTATTTTCTCCAATAGATTCTACATATTTGTTATTGTACAATCTACTTCCAATTTTGCACACTTTAATTCCTTTTATTTCATTCTCTGCAAGCATAGGAACATTTACATTTAATACAATATCATTATTAATTTTATTTTGGGTAGCCTTAAGAAGTATTACTCTAGCGTATTTAGCCGCTATATCATAATTTTCAGTATTATCATCAAATTCTACTGAAACCGCCATTGCTGGTATTTTATATATAGTAGCTTCTATTGCTGCAGAAACCGTTCCGGAATATAAAACATCTGTACCTAGATTAAACCCCCTATTAATTCCTGATACTACCATATCTATTTTAGCATCAGTAAGTTTATTTATTGCGATTTTCACACAATCCGCTGGCGTTCCATCTACACTAAAAGCTTTTGCTTTTAATCCTTTGAGCTTAGTTTCTTTAACAATAAGTGGTCTTGTTAGGGTTATCGAATGCCCACATGCACTTCTCTCTTTATCTGGTGCCACGATAATTACTTCATGATTTTTTTCAAGTTCTTTAGCTAAGGCATATATTCCTTTTGCGTTTATACCATCGTCGTTTGTCAGTAACAATCTCATTTTCATTCCTCCAATTATTCACTATAATACATATAATTTTATAACATATATATATATTATAACAATAGATGTATATGGGCAAATATAACTTTATATTCTAATGTCCTACAATTTTCCATTAAATCATCTCCTGGGTCGTTAAAATCTTAAAAATAATCTCTTTCAAACTTTTGTTGACTATACCTAAGTTTGCTATTAAAATTATATACAAATAATATAATTTTAATTTTAGGATGTAGTTATTCGCTAATTGTATACAAAATACTAAAGAAGAAAGGATGATCTATTTTGAAAGCATCAACTAGTTTAAAAAGGCAAATCGGCTCGCTAGAAGCCATTACCATAGTTATAGGTATGGTCATTGGTTCAGGAATTTTCTTTAAACCTTCAATAGTCTTTAAAAATGCTGGTTCTCCACTTATGGGGATACTTGCTTGGGTAGCAGGTGGTATTATAACTATAGCGTCGGGCCTTACTAT
Encoded here:
- a CDS encoding bifunctional homocysteine S-methyltransferase/methylenetetrahydrofolate reductase, with the translated sequence MNIKELPLIFDGAMGTYYASIKENPLSKCELANIYDRNTILNIHKEYIEAGCKAIKTNTFGANKISLESDFNGVKDVIVKGYEIASEATKGTDVLVFADIGPIPFLETLDLWEAYKEIVDLFLELGATHFIFETFSSDEYLPEISKYIKEKNPKAYILMELAVSPEGFTRIGISGEKFIEKVSNISSIDACGFNCFSGPYHLLKYIKTLNIKNKTISVMPNSGYPTVINNRTFFNNTKEYFARQMLEIAKQGVAIIGGCCGTTPEFIRETVANIEGLSPNEIVPSIKIEKIKFEKLIVENSLLEKIKLGKKIIAVELDPPMDTGIDFFMNSAKSLKEQGVDAITIADCPVARVRVDSSLLACKLKRELDITTVPHMTCRDRNINATKALLLGLSIEGVNNVLVVTGDPVPTAERDEVKAMFSFNSAILANYITNLNETTFSSPFNICGALNVNAINFSSQLEHAKKKIENGVTMFLTQPILSKQAVDNLKQARRELPAKILGGIIPIVSHRNACFMNNEISGITVSDEITELYNGISKEEATILAIKISTDIAREIYDYVDGYYLITPFKRIDIISEIIKSIGNIGNS
- the surE gene encoding 5'/3'-nucleotidase SurE; its protein translation is MRLLLTNDDGINAKGIYALAKELEKNHEVIIVAPDKERSACGHSITLTRPLIVKETKLKGLKAKAFSVDGTPADCVKIAINKLTDAKIDMVVSGINRGFNLGTDVLYSGTVSAAIEATIYKIPAMAVSVEFDDNTENYDIAAKYARVILLKATQNKINNDIVLNVNVPMLAENEIKGIKVCKIGSRLYNNKYVESIGENNETQYQIKGTAKDIHEEDSDTIYFKAGYVTVTPLHYDLTNFEILNDVGKWF
- a CDS encoding heavy metal translocating P-type ATPase, whose protein sequence is MEDIIRREFILEGLCCVNCANKIETQCRKLDGVSDANINFISKNLVIQFQSEDKISEGIDEAKKIVKRIEPGVNFIQSDVHGVKHEGHVHNHDHGHAGGEEGNNKNKIIRFSVGFVIYIIAVILKLDYWFEFSLYLISYLLIGGDVLVVAIKNILRGEIFDENFLMVIATVGAFSIGQFPEGVGVMLFYQVGEFFQDVAVNKSTKSISALMDIRPDYANKKINDEIVKVDPDEVHIGDIIIVKPGEKVPLDGSVIEGSSLVDSSALTGESVPREVNAGDEILAGCINKNGLLTIEVKKEFGESTLAKILDLVKNASSKKAPTENFITKFARYYTPIVVISAVLLAVIPPILIPGATFSQWVYRALVFLVVSCPCALVISIPLGFFGGIGGASKSGILVKGGNYLEALNSVEMVVFDKTGTLTKGVFKVTKMHVNGELSEEELLEYAAFVESYSNHPIAISILKAYGKEVNKKDIEDVEEIAGKGIRAKVKGKYVLAGNSKLMDSEKISYTKGENVGSIIYVAIDNKYVGNIIISDEIKDDSISAIKGLKSMGIKKIVMLTGDNKDIANNIGKALGVDEVYSELLPHEKVEKLEKLQNEKSPKGKIVFVGDGINDAPVLARADIGIAMGGVGSDAAIEAADIVIMTDEPSKIAQAIKIAKKTKKIVLQNIVFALGVKAAILIFAVFGVANMWEAVFGDVGVALIAVLNSMRAMKS
- a CDS encoding ArsR/SmtB family transcription factor, yielding MEKDIEFCHCATVHEDEIEKVRRLIPEAETLSDLAELFKVFGDSTRIKILCVLFETEMCVCDIAALLIMTQSAISHQLRVLKNARLVKYRREGKVVYYSLDDQHVKQIFDQGLTHIKELR
- a CDS encoding NAD(P)/FAD-dependent oxidoreductase translates to MAKTIITKKIIIVGSGITAITAIKAIREIDLDSDICLIGEEKFYPYTRIKLSKSLFANLEENSILIQKKEWYEQNNVKILINTKVVSIDSNSHEVSLSNGSNLSYDKLLIANGASNNVPPIDGIGMNGVYTLRSLNDALNIKEKLNENTNVIILGGGILGLEMAFILHQHNIKVTIVELCPRLMPRQLDDKASEILKSKIQSCGIQILTNTCVNKIIGTDNKVEGILINEDVELKCDIVIHSIGIKPNMDLILKTDIKRERGILVNNKMETNIKDIYAAGDVAEFDNQVIGLWNIAISQGKIAGYNISGRDAIYEKITPVTMLNAFGISLFSMGCIEESNSTKVLSCEDINGNSYKKIFIKNNKIIGAIVIGDARRSPLLKSAIEKELPLDGINLSTISVDELLDKLKK
- a CDS encoding carbohydrate-binding protein, with amino-acid sequence MKNKKISSLISFGLFLALTFSPLQNLNYFSSNSTVVHAATISSLPSTTKDGAILHAFDWSFNTIKNELPNIAAAGYKSIQVSPVQGTKDSSTDPTKWWLLYQPTNQAVGNAQLGTLSDFTKLCSTAKTYGISVVVDVVMNHMANNENKDQLDPSVDSSFKNSSLYHNLGQCSNWSNRYDVTQKGIGMPDLNTQSTEVQNKAITFLNQCIDAGASGFRFDAAKHIETNIGLDASQSWSGNYWTNVLGNLHNKSNIFVYGEILQDGTVDSIADYETFMNVTASSYGGSVRSAITSNNLSNAGGMGGLNPTTSVDFVETHDTYEDGSTRSLTDLQRKLGWAIVDSRAGTTPLFFDRPTSAIGSIGESLWKDADVVALNKFHNAMVGQTEYLRWTNNNQTMLIDRGKIGTVLVNAGSSSSVNSPTNLANGTYTNKGTTNCTLTVSNGTISGSIPANSIIVLYNDSTPITTLTASANIIAGNYTTAQSVILTPSKTATIYYTTDGSTPTSASTKYTSAINVASSLTLKYIAIDSLGVSSPVYTESYVISTSTAYTPSSGYKVDYDSSTLLQGKSFTVYYNGSLANSSNVSLHWGYNGWLGVSNATMTKRSDGFWTATVTIPTTATKLDFDFTAGSSYDNNSSKDWHLQVWSGSVPVQVSPAPVATKSVTVYYNGALAASATSMTLHWGYNNFTSPTDISMTKQANGQWATTLTIPSGSYMLNMAFKNNASTWDSYNSVNYNFSSAQ